The following proteins are co-located in the Solanum pennellii chromosome 1, SPENNV200 genome:
- the LOC107027827 gene encoding SART-1 family protein DOT2-like: MGDFVWGLQFDKLEQQQKPIVDVLPKPKEEVSVIEENFEIKPERTIREVPIGKGLSEALRLLREIGTLKEADMELAGRNTDKKKNKLIGIHGGDVEGEEEIQINRIDEFGRNLTPKESFRLFSHQFHGKGPGKEKQEKRIRQHQKELKMKNPSLSVAERMTKSQAQFKIVLSGHIQPGLATADKGMLGDKKVGHVSGIKRKSDSGQYSRCHKFHNI; this comes from the exons ATGGGAGATTTTGTTTGGGGTCTTCAGTTTGATAAAttagaacaacaacaaaaacctATTGTTGATGTGCTGCCAAAACCGAAAGAGGAAGTTTCTGTAATAGAGgagaattttgaaattaaaccAGAGAGGACGATACGTGAAGTTCCAATAGGGAAGGGTTTGTCAGAGGCACTCAGATTATTGAGAGAAATAGGTACACTGAAGGAGGCAGATATGGAATTGGCTGGTCGAAACACAgataagaagaaaaacaagctGATTGGGATTCATGGTGGTGATGTGGAAGGGGAAGAAGAGATACAAATTAACAGGATTGATGAATTTGGGCGAAATCTAACTCCAAAGGAGTCCTTTAGGTTATTTtcacatcaatttcatgggAAGGGGCCAGGAAAGGAGAAGCAAGAGAAACGTATACGGCAACACCAGAAGGAACTGAAGATGAAAAATCCATCACTATCTGTGGCGGAGAGGATGACAAAGTCTCAGGCTCAATTTAAAATTGTTCTAAGCGGACATATTCAACCAGGGCTTGCTACAGCTGACAAGGGCATGCTTGGTGATAAGAAGGTTGGACATGTTTCGGGCATAAAACGCAAGTCTGATTCAGGACAATATTCGCGCTGCCATAAATTCCACAAT ATTTAG
- the LOC107029823 gene encoding protein SRC2-like, whose amino-acid sequence MDWRPFDVTVISATGIKNVNYFSTMDVYVEISILGYAKNTKRTFIDKKGGTSPQWNYTMKFTLDEPSLTKSGLSLCFRIRSSRFFGDKDIGIVSIPINDIFGQSNAGPDGSAEKIVEYQVFTPVNGKPKGTLKFSYKFGKKYEQTSELMYKNVNQLNSNYHQNMPVTAYPYGQTGANNVPTPGMGYGTPNPNHGMAYQQPAGGYPPASYNAGGYPPAAGYPTSGYPPTGYPPSGYGYVQQQQQQQQQQQQQVYGGYPPAVQQVQKPQKKSNLGGMGAGVGLGLAGGLLGGMLVGEMISDDTDSYDQGYDDAMDDMDY is encoded by the coding sequence ATGGATTGGCGTCCCTTTGATGTCACGGTGATCTCCGCCACAGGCATAAAGAATGTCAATTACTTCTCTACCATGGATGTTTATGTCGAGATTTCGATATTAGGTTATGCGAAAAATACAAAGAGAACCTTCATTGATAAAAAAGGCGGAACAAGTCCTCAATGGAATTACACAATGAAATTCACATTAGATGAACCTTCCCTCACAAAGTCTGGCCTTTCCCTCTGTTTCCGTATCAGATCTTCTCGCTTTTTCGGTGATAAGGATATCGGAATTGTCTCAATCCCTATAAATGATATCTTCGGTCAATCTAATGCCGGCCCTGATGGCAGCGCTGAGAAAATTGTGGAGTATCAAGTTTTTACCCCTGTTAATGGTAAACCTAAAGGTACTCTCAagttttcttataaatttggGAAGAAATATGAACAAACTTCTGAACTGATGTACAAAAATGTAAATCAACTTAATAGTAACTACCATCAAAATATGCCTGTTACGGCTTATCCATATGGCCAGACGGGAGCTAATAATGTGCCAACACCTGGCATGGGGTATGGAACGCCGAATCCCAATCATGGCATGGCGTATCAACAACCAGCAGGAGGATATCCTCCTGCTAGTTATAACGCTGGTGGATATCCTCCGGCTGCTGGATATCCAACATCAGGATATCCACCAACAGGATATCCACCGTCTGGATATGGATACGttcagcaacaacaacagcagcagcagcaacagcaacaacaagttTACGGAGGATATCCACCCGCGGTGCAACAAGTGCAAAAGCCACAGAAAAAGAGCAATCTTGGAGGGATGGGAGCAGGAGTGGGATTGGGTTTGGCTGGAGGGTTGCTTGGTGGTATGTTGGTTGGTGAAATGATTTCTGATGATACAGATTCCTACGATCAAGGGTACGATGATGCCATGGACGATATGGATTATTAA
- the LOC107008157 gene encoding LOW QUALITY PROTEIN: autophagy-related protein 18a-like (The sequence of the model RefSeq protein was modified relative to this genomic sequence to represent the inferred CDS: deleted 2 bases in 1 codon), whose product MSTSKAKRNLLPVKFLLPYTCTPYLSLIISFSSSSILFFSLSHRLSFSLYAVTRNSSAICRRSPPYLMTSTISASSPWPESPFVSPPMSENSPDSGDRSSLSDLSDISAAVTDVVDDERGSQTSVTSPTNAPATSVQNVNPSPNSISLPVDSSTPNVLYLSFNQDYGCFAAGTDRGFRIYNCDPLREIFRRDFTGNSNGGGGIGVVQMLFRCNILALVGGGPEPQYPLNKVMIWDDHQSRCIGELSFRSEVKSVRLRRDRIVVVLAQKIFVYNFSDLKLLHQIETVANPKGLCEVSQVSGSMVLVCPGLQKGQVRVEHYASKRTKFIMAHDSRIVCFALTNDGRLLATSSSKGTLVRIYNTLDGSLVQEVRRGADRAEIYSLAFSPTAQWLAVSSDKGTVHVFNLKVDSAALGVDRPRGASESNATSPSAVSHLSFIRGVLPKYFSSEWSVAQFRLQEGLQHIVAFGHQKNTVVILGMDGSFYRCQYDAATGGEMTLLEHHSFLKSEENF is encoded by the exons ATGTCTACAAGTAAAGCTAAACGGAACCTTCTGCCTGTAAAATTTCTTCTACCTTACACTTGCACCCCCTatctttctttaattatttcattctcATCCTCTTCaattctcttc ttctctttatCTCACCgcctctctttctctctctacgcTGTTACACGCAATTCGTCCGCCATCTGCCGCCGTTCTCCACCCTACCTCATGACCTCTACCATCTCTGCCTCCTCCCCTTGGCCCGAAAGCCCTTTCGTTTCCCCTCCTATGTCGGAAAATTCTCCTGATTCCGGTGATCGTTCCTCTCTCTCTGACCTCTCCGATATCTCAGCTGCCGTAACAGACGTCGTTGATGATGAACGCGGCTCTCAAACCTCGGTTACCTCTCCCACTAATGCACCCGCCACTAGCGTACAGAACGTGAACCCTAGCCCTAATTCTATTTCTCTTCCCGTTGATTCATCTACTCCGAATGTCCTTTACCTATCCTTCAACCAGGATTACGGATGCTTCGCGGCAGGCACCGATCGAGGGTTCCGGATCTACAACTGTGATCCGCTCCGTGAGATTTTCCGCCGCGATTTTACCGGCAATTCTAATGGTGGAGGTGGAATTGGCGTTGTTCAGATGCTTTTTCGGTGCAATATTTTGGCGTTGGTTGGTGGAGGTCCGGAGCCTCAATATCCCTTAAATAAGGTGATGATATGGGATGATCATCAATCTAGGTGCATCGGCGAGCTATCGTTTCGATCTGAGGTGAAATCTGTGAGGCTGAGAAGGGATAGAATTGTGGTTGTTTTGGCCCAGAAGATATTTGTTTACAACTTCTCGGATTTGAAACTGTTGCATCAGATTGAGACAGTGGCGAACCCCAAGGGTTTGTGTGAGGTGTCACAGGTATCGGGATCAATGGTTCTGGTTTGTCCGGGTCTTCAGAAGGGTCAGGTGAGAGTGGAACATTATGCTTCTAAGAGGACCAAGTTCATAATGGCACATGACTCAAGGATTGTGTGTTTTGCGCTTACAAATGATGGGAGGTTGTTGGCTACTTCTAGCAGTAAAGGGACTCTTGTCAGAATATATAATACTTTGGATGGATCTTTGGTCCAAGAG GTCAGAAGAGGCGCGGATAGAGCAGAAATCTATAGCCTTGCTTTTTCTCCAACTGCACAATGGCTAGCTGTTTCCAGTGATAAAGGAACTGTCCATGTGTTCAATCTAAAGGTTGATTCAGCAGCTTTAGGAGTTGATAGACCAAGAGGGGCATCTGAGTCAAATGCTACATCTCCATCAGCTGTGTCTCATCTCTCCTTCATAAGAG GTGTGCTACCAAAGTATTTCAGCTCTGAGTGGTCTGTGGCACAGTTCCGCTTGCAAGAAGGTCTGCAGCACATTGTGGCCTTCGGTCACCAAAAGAATACGGTTGTGATTCTTGGCATGGATGGCAG TTTCTACCGATGCCAGTATGATGCAGCAACTGGTGGGGAGATGACCCTGTTGGAACATCATAGTTTCTTGAAGTCTGAGGAGAACTTCTAA
- the LOC107008419 gene encoding histone H2A.1: MDATKTTKGAGGRKGGPRKKSVTKSIKAGLQFPVGRIGRYLKKGRYAQRVGSGAPIYLAAVLEYLAAEVLELAGNAARDNKKSRIIPRHVLLAVRNDEELGKLLAGVTIASGGVLPNINPVLLPKKSAVAEEKSPKAKAGKSPKKA; this comes from the exons ATGGATGCTACTAAGACAACCAAAGGTGCCGGAGGGAGAAAGGGTGGCCCAAGGAAGAAGTCCGTCACCAAGTCAATCAAAGCTGGCCTTCAGTTTCCAGTCGGTCGTATTGGTCGGTACTTGAAGAAGGGTCGATATGCTCAGCGTGTAGGATCTGGTGCTCCTATTTATCTCGCTGCTGTTCTGGAATACCTTGCTGCTGAG GTGTTGGAGTTGGCTGGAAATGCGGCAAGAGACAACAAGAAGAGCAGAATCATTCCTAGGCATGTGCTTTTGGCAGTGAGGAATGATGAGGAGTTGGGAAAATTGTTGGCTGGTGTTACAATTGCAAGTGGAGGTGTTCTTCCTAACATTAACCCAGTTCTGTTGCCTAAGAAATCCGCAGTTGCCGAGGAGAAGTCACCTAAAGCTAAGGCAGGAAAGTCACCGAAGAAGGCATAA